A region from the Arachis ipaensis cultivar K30076 chromosome B01, Araip1.1, whole genome shotgun sequence genome encodes:
- the LOC107610062 gene encoding protein FAR1-RELATED SEQUENCE 5-like has protein sequence MALLDERKRELTIHAKCVIQDNDEAGIRPNKTYLTLANEVGGSSNLGYSEKDVRNYITSNLRFDVDEANKFKSALWVDARCRASYEYYGDMVSFDTMYSRNKHGLPFAYFIGVNHHGKSTLLGCALLGNEEIHSFEWVFKYSPPMVHMAHNEEDTAKSSEDMLGSVLTILNFRSRCHRVICNLFGYYYGISLFESQLFMMVIIALFSSGFVDLYDDRRIWVPIYFQDRVSSCYVLPRWSKNVQCKYTFIKSSHDEKQSDESHNLFRGLCSHFFNVAQNFMTCEEEAAMLHSGLDELRAKLFDYCANLGPRSVPTT, from the exons ATGGCCCTTTTAGATgagagaaagag GGAACTGACCATCCATGCCAAGTGTGTGATTCAGGACAACGATGAGGCTGGCATACGGCCCAATAAGACTTATCTCACACTGGCGAACGAGGTTGGTGGCTCGTCAAATTTGGGTTACTCAGAAAAGGATGTGAGGAACTATATTACGAGCAATCTGCGCT TTGATGTGGACGAAGCTAACAAGTTTAAGAGTGCGCTTTGGGTAGATGCAAGATGCAGGGCGTCCTATGAATATTATGGAGACATGGTATCGTTTGATACAATGTACAGTAGAAACAA GCACGGACTTCCGTTTGCATATTTCATTGGTGTCAACCATCATGGCAAGTCCACTCTGCTCGGATGTGCTTTGCTGGGAAATGAAGAAATTCATAGCTTTGAGTGGGTCTTTAA ATACTCGCCACCGATGGTGCATATGGCACATAATGAAGAAGATACCGCAAAAAGCTCGGAGGATATGCTCG GTTCTGTTTTAACTATACTCAATTTTAGGTCCCGTTGTCATCGGGTGATTTGTAACCTATTTGGATACTATTATGGGATATCTTTGTTCGAAAG CCAATTGTTCATGATGGTGATTATTGCTTTGTTTTCTTCTGGTTTTGTAGACCTTTATGACGATCGTCGaatatgggttccaatctatttTCAAG ACAGAGTATCATCTTGCTATGTGCTCCCTCGATGGAGCAAGAATGTACAGTGCAAATACACTttcatcaagagcagccacgacgagaaGCAGTCCGATGAAAGCCACAACTTATTTAGAGGACTATGTTCTCACTTCTTCAATGTTGCCCAGAATTTCATGACATGTGAAGAAGAAGCGGCCATGTTACATTCGGGTCTTGATGAGTTAAGGGCCAAGCTATTTGATTATTGTGCGAACTTGGGGCCCAGAAGTGTGCCAACTACATAG